In one window of Clarias gariepinus isolate MV-2021 ecotype Netherlands chromosome 10, CGAR_prim_01v2, whole genome shotgun sequence DNA:
- the ccdc160 gene encoding coiled-coil domain-containing protein 160 homolog yields MTEGTAGAHEELDSSLHWVEKLFPPHFTFQNLLEGKVYNAEEPQLDCLPLNLISDRAESKKQIYQNVLRSVQQEETIKRRNLVQRMIRPNSPVDIHDHQTDRLDNHFCDKANTTRCIWNQKDISALRETLNQIARDRWRLREQLKTSEELLSKKQEEKIQLHGLLEELDEQLKDSRKEAALQTLVVKTLKMEIHKMSLQLKELAVQSQEKDIEANRLRADVRKANAAYRQVRQECSDLTEELKRVKEQQKIVCAMEVQAARIEHEAAVVRLQIELDETRAQLRAEKENRAQKLTEHIHRN; encoded by the coding sequence ATGACTGAAGGCACTGCAGGAGCGCACGAGGAACTTGACTCCAGTCTGCACTGGGTGGAAAAGCTGTTTCCTCCTCACTTCACTTTTCAAAACTTGCTAGAAGGCAAAGTCTACAATGCTGAAGAACCACAACTCGACTGTTTACCTTTAAACCTGATCTCTGATAGGGCAGAGTCTAAGAAGCAAATCTATCAAAATGTATTAAGAAGCGTACAACAGGAAGAGACGATCAAGAGAAGAAACCTGGTACAGAGAATGATCAGACCTAACAGTCCAGTGGATATACATGATCATCAAACTGATAGACTGGATAATCATTTTTGTGACAAAGCAAATACCACAAGGTGCATATGGAACCAGAAGGACATCTCAGCCCTCCGAGAGACCTTGAACCAGATAGCAAGAGATAGATGGAGGCTGAGGGAGCAGCTCAAAACTTCTGAGGAACTCCTGAGCAAAAAGCAAGAGGAGAAGATTCAGCTGCATGGCCTGCTGGAGGAACTTGATGAGCAGCTGAAGGACTCAAGGAAAGAGGCAGCACTTCAAACCTTGGTAGTGAAGACTTTGAAGATGGAAATTCACAAAATGAGTCTTCAGTTAAAGGAGCTTGCTGTGCAGAGCCAAGAAAAGGACATAGAGGCAAACAGGTTAAGGGCTGATGTAAGAAAAGCCAATGCTGCATATCGTCAAGTCAGACAGGAGTGCTCAGATTTAACTGAAGAATTGAAGAGAGTAAAGGAGCAACAGAAGATTGTGTGTGCAATGGAAGTGCAGGCAGCCAGGATAGAGCATGAGGCTGCTGTGGTGAGGCTGCAGATAGAGCTGGATGAGACTCGAGCACAACTCAGGGCAGAGAAGGAGAACCGTGCACAGAAGCTCACAGAGCATATACATCGCAACTGA
- the cab39l1 gene encoding calcium binding protein 39, like 1: MPFPFGKSQKSPAEIVKNLKENVACLEKLESSDNKKSEKVAEEVSKNLASLKEVLCGTGDKEPQTEAVAQLAQELYNTNLFIALIANLQRIDFEGKKDVVHLFSNIVRRQIGTRTPTVEYISSHSQILFMLLKGYETPEVALNCGMMLRECLRHEPLARTVLFSEDFYRFFHYVELSTFDIASDAFASFKDLLTRHKIMCADFLETNYDRVFTEYEKLLHSDNYVTKRQSLKLLGELLLDRHNFTVMTKYISRAENLKLMMNMLRDNSRNIQFEAFHVFKVFVANPNKTQPVLDILLKNQSKLVEFLSQFQTDRSEDEQFCDEKNYLIKQIRDLRRPAPPEEA; this comes from the exons ATGCCATTCCCATTTGGGAAGTCACAGAAGAGTCCAGCAGAGATTGTAAAGAATCTCAAGGAGAACGTGGCATGCTTAGAGAAGCTGGAATCATCTGACAACAAGAAGAGTGAAAAG gttGCTGAGGAAGTTTCAAAGAATTTAGCCTCATTGAAAGAGGTGTTGTGTGGTACTGGAGACAAGGAGCCTCAAACAGAAGCAGTGGCCCAACTAGCACAGGAGCTTTACAACACCAACCTCTTCATCGCCCTCATAGCCAACCTGCAGAGGATCGACTTCGAG GGAAAGAAGGATGTGGTTCATCTGTTCAGCAACATAGTGCGGCGTCAGATTGGCACCCGCACACCCACAGTCGAGTACATTTCCTCCCACTCTCAGATCCTCTTTATGCTGCTGAAAGG TTATGAGACTCCAGAAGTGGCTCTGAATTGCGGCATGATGTTGAGAGAGTGTCTGCGTCATGAGCCCTTGGCCCGCACTGTCCTCTTCTCTGAGGACTTCTACCGCTTCTTCCACTATGTGGAACTTTCCACTTTCGACATTGCCTCAGATGCCTTTGCTTCATTTAAA GATCTCCTAACAAGACACAAAATCATGTGTGCAGATTTCTTGGAGACAAATTATGACCGG GTATTTACAGAGTACGAAAAGCTGCTGCATTCTGATAATTATGTCACCAAACGTCAGTCTCTAAAG CTCTTGGGAGAACTCTTGCTGGACAGACACAACTTTACAGTCATGACCAAATATATCAGTCGAGCCGAGAACCTGAAACTGATGATGAACATGTTGAGAGACAACAGCCGCAACATCCAGTTTGAAGCTTTTCATGTCTTTAAG GTGTTTGTTGCAAACCCAAATAAGACTCAACCTGTTCTGGACATCCTGCTGAAGAACCAATCAAAACTGGTGGAGTTCCTGAGCCAATTCCAAACAGACCGTTCGGAGGACGAGCAATTCTGTGATGAAAAGAACTATCTCATCAAGCAGATACGAGATCTCAGGAGGCCCGCACCACCGGAGGAAGCATAA